The genomic window GAATGGTTTTTCTGGATATTGCTCAGCGTGCTGTTGTTTACGGCCGGAATAGAAATAGCATTCCTTTCGCCAGTTATAATACTCGCCGCACCGGTCCCGATGATGATCCTTACATGCAAGATGGGCAGCAGGACAGGCTCGCTCGGCGCGCTTTGCGGGACGGGGCTTGTCTATATGACGATGGGGCCTGTTTCCGCCTTCATGTACACCTGTGAGTTCGGGCTGCTTGGGCTTCTGATGGGCGTGCTGGTCATAAAGATAAAAAGCGGCGTCGATTATATGCTTGCGGCGATCGCGGTCTCTCTGCTCGTTAAAATATTCCTGATGGCCGTCTTCAGCCGCGCGGTGGGCGTCAATCCGTTTCTCATCACGCCGGAGTCCGCCACGGAACTGCTCGGCTCGATGTCGCATGTGCTCACGCGCGGCGGCGTAGCGGTCTCTCAGCAGACGATCAAGGAATACGCGGAGGCTATGGTGAGCACAGTCACTTTGATGATGCCTTCTATGCTGATACTTTTCGCCGCGATAGACAGCATCACGGCCTACGCGCTGACGCGGCTTTACTTCAAGCGAGCCGGCGGTTTCAAGCTGCCGTCGCTGCCGCCCTTCGGCTACTGGCGCTTTCCGAAGAACATCTTCTGGGCGCTGCTTGCCGCGCTTGTTCTTGATATGGCCTCAAAGGCCTTTCCCGACGAATATCTTTACAGAATGCTCTCCGTCAACTTGATGGAGGTGCTGCGCGGAGTCTTTCTCATTGAGGGGCTTTCACTTTTGTGGTATTTTATGACGGCGCGCCGGGCTCCGAAGGCCGTGAAGACTACACTTGTTTTGGTATGCGCCCTCTTTGCGCCAGTCTCGTATATACTTTCAATGATCGGCATTTTTGACATCTGGTATGACTTAAGAAAACGCATCAAATTAAGGAGGAAATAAGAATGAAGGTAATTTTAAAAAAAGACGTTGCAAAAATCGGCAAAGCGGGTGAACTGCTTGACGTCTCCGACGGCTACGGACGTAATTTTCTCGTGGGACGCGGGCTGGCCGATGAAGCTACTCCCGGCAGGATCCGCGAGTACGAGGAGCACAAGAAGACGCAGAAGGTGAAGGACGATAAAAAACAGAAGGCGGCTGAGGAGCTTAAGAAAAAGCTCGGCGGCAAGGTGGCCTCTGTGAAGGTGAGCGCGGGCGAGGGCGGCAAGCTCTTTGGCAGCGTCACGTCGGCGCAGGTGGCTGAGGCGATCGCCGCGCAGTACGGCGCACCCATCGACAAAAAAGATATAAAGCTCGACGACTCTATCAAGCAGGTCGGCTCGTTCTCTTTTAAAATAAAGCTCTATCCCGGCATAGAGGCCGAGATGACGCTCAAGGTGGAGAGCGAATAAAGTTGGATAACACAAGCGCCATGGACAGGATACCGCCCTTCAACCTTGAAGCGGAGCGTTCTGTCCTTGGCTCGTGCCTCATTGACGGCGACGCGCTCGTCGCCGTTATGGAGGGGCTTTCGTCGGAAGATTTTTACGACCCGCGCCACCGCGCAGCCTTTGACGTCATGGCGGGGATGCAGGCGCGCAGCGTCGCCGTGGACTCAGTCACCTTCCGCGACGAAATAAAAAAGCAGAGCCTTGAGGAACGTCTTGGCGGCATATCGTTCATCGCCTCCCTCATGGAATCGGTGACGACCACCGCAAACATCGAATACCACATCGGCATCGTCCGCGACAAGTCTATACACCGCTCGCTCATCGTCGTCGGGAGCGACATCTCGAAGCTCGGTTTCAGCGACGAGATCGAGGTGAACGAGGCGCTTGAGACGGCGGAGCAGCGCGTCTTTGAGATAGCGCGCACCGGCAGGACGACGAATATCCGTTCTACGCGCGAGGTGCTGGTCTCCGCCATGTCCGATATTGAAAAACGGCTGGCGGGCGGCCTTGCCATTACCGGCGTGCCCTCGGGTTTCAAAGATTTCGACAGCATGTCCGCGGGCCTCCAGCCCGGCGGGCTTTATATACTGGCCGCGCGCCCCTCGATGGGAAAGACGGCCTTTGCGATAAATATTGCGCAGTACGCGGCGATGCAGGAAAAGATCCCTGTGCTCATCTTCAGCCTTGAAATGTCCGCTGAGCAGATAGTGCAGCGAATGCTCTCCGCCGAGGCCAAGGTAAATCTGAAGCAGCTCTTTGAGACGAAGCGCCAGAAGAACCAGGAGTGGGAGGCACTGAAAAAGGCCGCGGCAAATATCGAGCAGAGCCCGATATATATCGACGACAGCTCGCCTCTCAACACGATGGAGCTGCGCGGCCGCTGCCGCAGGTTCTTTGCGAAGCACGGCGAGGGCAAGGGGCTTATCGTGATAGACTATCTCCAGCTTATGAATGTCGCGCGCAGGACCGACAACCGCACGCAGGAGGTCTCCGAAATATCGCGAACGTTAAAAAGCATCGCGCGCGAGTTCAAAGTGCCGGTGCTCGCGCTGTCGCAGCTTTCACGCGACGTTGAAAAGCGCGACAAAAAACGTCCGCAGCTCTCGGACCTTCGAGAAAGCGGCGCTATAGAGCAGGACGCCGACATGGTCATCTTCCTCTACCGCGAGGCCTACTACGCGCAGGAAAACGATTCGCAGGACGCGACGGCCGAAGTGATCATCGCAAAGAACAGAAACGGCCCCACCGGCAAGGTCGACCTCATCTTCTTCAGAGAATTTGCGAAATTTGAAAACGGCTACGGAAGCCGCAGCTACTGATTTTAAGAAAGACTAGGATAGAGGTGCAGCAGGTGAAAATATCCGGCAAAGATAAAAGAGTAAAACAGAAAAATTTTGAAGGGCTCTTTGCGGGCGGCGGCGTCCCTCTGGTGCCGCTGTGGATATTTTATCCGCTCATATTCATATCCCTCGCGCTGCCGAACCTCATCTATTCCGGTGTAGGCTGGTTTGACACTCTGCATATAATGAAATGGGCGTGGACGATGGTCCCTGTGGCGCTCATTTCGCTCATCGGAGGCGGCATCCTCGCCGCGGCAGGGGCGGAACGCACGAACTTTCGGCTTGACGTATTCGGCTGGGTGTGGCTTGCGCTGCTTGCCTTTGTCTCGATGCAGCCGTTGTGGGCAAATATTTTCTCGCACTCCACCTATATGAAGGAATGGTTCTTCTTCGCGACGCTTTTTGCCGCCTATATATTCTGCTACAACCTCTTCTCCTCCGAGAAGGCTCTGCGCTCTCTCTTGTGGCTGGCAAACATAAACGCCGCGATAAACATAATCTTCGCGGAGCTCCTCATACGCGATATGAACGGCATCTTCCCGCTCATTATGAACGTGCCGGGCAATTACATCGGCAACACCGGCCAGCAGGAGATGTTCGGCCTTTGGATGGCGATGGCGGCAATGAACGGCATATTCCTGCACTTGGCCTACGCGCGTCTGTCGGAGGAAAAGCCTGAGTATGTAAAATTAAAATACGCTAACCTTTTTATGCTTGCCTTCGTTTCGTGGGGACTTTGGAACTCAACGACGCGCGCTGGCGTGCTCTCCCTTATGACTGGGACGATAATACTTTCGCTCATCATCTGGCACTGCAAGCCGCGCCGGCTTCTGCGGCAGGTGGGGCTTGCCTCGCTTGTTGTGATTTTTATGCTCGTGCTCAACATTGCGACCGGCTATTTCGGCTGGAGCCGCGCCTATGCCTTTTTAAACAAGACGGCGGACATGTTCATGAACGGCGCGAATGTCGGTGCGCGGCGCGAGATATGGATAACGAGCTGGAACGTAATAGAAAAACACCCGATAGCGGGCGTAGGCCTCGGCCATTATAAGTGGCACTACTTGGAGGGACAGCGCGCTGCGTTCGTAAACCACCCTGAGATGAAATGGCAGTTCACCTACTGGGCGCACAACGAATATCTGCAATGGATGGCTGAGTTCGGACTGTTCGGCTCTCTTGTGCTGCTTGGCGCGGCCGTTTGGTGGATATGGAGCTTCATACGCGCTCTGCGGCAAAAAAAGGATCTATCGTATTCGGCTATGTGGGGAAGCTGTTTCGTCTTTCTTATATGGTTTGACGCTATTTTCAGCCGCCCGTTCCACCGCATTGAGAATGTCATCTGGCTCTCGCTTGCCTTTGCGCTCTCGAACCGTCAACTGCTGCCTGAGAGTTTTAAATGTACTCAGATACGCCACGGCGTCGTCTACAGACTGCTTGGCGTTTTTCTTGCGGTGGTGGCAGCGATGGGGCTTGTCTTTTTATATTCCGGCTGCCGCGCCGATAAAGAGCTTCGCGCCGCCACGAGGACCAACAGCGCCTCGTTGCAGCGCCGGCGCATCGACAGCGCCGCAACAAGCTTCATGGAGTCCGACGAAGCCGGAGAGCAGCTGGCCTATCATCTGCTTGCCGTGGCAAACGTCACAAAGAAGCCGGAGGATTTCGCGGCCGGCATCACGCAGCTTTACAGGAGCTTCCGCACGCGGCCGCAGGCAAAACAGCTTATGGAGCTGATAAATTTGGCGCAGCGCACGGGAAACCAGGCTCTTCTTTCGGAGCTTGTGCAGTACCTGAAGCCTTCGTCATACAGCGTAGCTCCGGGTGCGGCTCCGGCCTCCGAGCCGAAAAAATAAATGCCAAAAGGGTGCGCCCGCGGCTTTACTCTCATTGAGATAATGCTTGTCGTGGGGCTTATCGGCATAATCGCCTCAGCGGCGCTTGCGCCGATAGTCTTCACGGTGCGCTCAATGGAAGAGGCGCAGAAAAGCTGGGGCGCGCGGCACAACGCCGCCGCCGCGGTGGACAGGATCTTTTCCGACGCGCGTCGTATAATCCCAAATTCTTCCTTTTCAGTTTTTAAGATAATACATAAAAGCGGCTTTGGCTCTGCTGGCGACGACAGGCTCGTTCTGTGGAGCGCGGCTCCGAAGTACGAGGGAAAGAACGTAGGCGTCGTCGTCTACCGCGTCGTGCAGAAAGACGCCTTCAACAATGCGGCGCCGGGCCTCTACCGCTGGGTGCTTGTAAACGTCCCGTCGCAGGTGACGGCCTCCGGCGACGCCGTGCTTGCGGGCGGCGAAAAGCCGAAGACGCCGATGGACGTCGAGACGGACAAGCTCGACCCCAAAGAGGGACGCCTTCTGTTAGCGGACGTTCAGGGTATAAATTTTTACGTGCGCAACGAGGATAAGTGGGTGCAGGAATGCGACGGGGATATCCCAAAGATGCTCAAAATCGAAGTGGCCGCGAAAGACGGCCTCTACACCCGCATAGAGAGGTTTCCGAATGCGCGCGCGAAGTAGCGGATTCATCCTCGTTTCGGTGCTGCTTTCTACGATGCTGCTCATTACGGCGGCCACCGGCTTTGCGTGGTTTGCAAGCACCGAGGCGAAACGGGTCGCCGCGCGCGAAAATATTTTAAAGTGCCGAGGCGTGGCGGAGATAGCTGTCTATGATGTAGGCCGCAGGATAGCAGACGACAAAAATAAATACGACAGCCTGACGGAGCCGCTCTACGCGCCGGGACAGGAGACGAAAATAAAGATAGGAGATTACGAAGTTACCGCCAAAATAACGCCGTTAGATGATAAAATATCGGTAAACGCACTGTTGCTTCCAGACGGAGTGACGATCCGAAAGGAATACGAAACGGCCTGGACTAAAATCTGGGACGAGCTGGGGCGTCCGGAGCTTGCGGCCGCCGTCATAGACTTCATGGATAAAGACGAAAAGCAGAAGCTTGGCGGCGCAGAACGCGAGGGAAGCATCAACAGGCCCGTCTCCGATATTTATGAGTTGAAGGGGCTGCCTGAGATGGAAGACGCCGTCCTCTGGGGAACGAAAAAAAAGCCGGTAGGCCTTGACCGCTATCTGCGGGCCTACGGTGGGCAGAAAATAAATATAAACGTCGCGCCGCCAGAAATGATAGAAAAGCTGGACGAGGGGCTTACGCTCTCCCACGCAAAGAGCATCGCCGCCTACAGGATACTGAGTCCGTTAAAAAGCGGCGACGACCTGAAAAGGGTGCCCGGCTTTCCGCCGGCTCTGGTCACAAAGCTTGCGAACGTCGTGGGCTACGAGAGCACCTGTTTTCTCGTCCGCATGTCGGTGAAAGAGGCTTCGGGGCGCGCGCGAAACTATAAAATAACGCTGGAACGCGCAGGCGGCGGTTGCCGTGTGCTGAACTGGGAAGAATAATACGCAGAGAGGAATGACTGAAACTGGCAAACATCAGCCGTCTTAGAGATAAATTAAAAGGCTTCGCAAAACCTCCGCAGCAGGCGGGCAGACCAAAGAGCGGCCGGATGGTTTTTCGCACGCTCGCAAGCGAGCCGCGCGCGCTGCTTTCGGGCGACGTCGCCGCCTATTTTCTGCCCTTTCGCACCATCGCCGTCTATCCGTTTTCTTTCCCGTTTGGACGCAAGGTAAATTTACGCAGCGCAATTTCGCTCACCTTCCGTCCTCTGCTTGGCGCGGAGGAGTCGAAGCTCTCGCTTTTGCCTCAGGTGACGGAGCAGCGCTCAAACCTCACCAAAGGCTCCGTATGGTTTGCCGCGAAAGACGAAATAGCGGCCTTTGAAGAGATGCTTGGCAAAGAGGCGGCCTTTTTGCCGGCGCCCGTCGCCTTCGCCTCAGAGGTCGGCGGCACGGGGCTGCTGATATGGCGAGACGAGGGCGGCGCGGCCGCGTTGTGGCTTGAGGATTACGCGCCGCGTCTTTATAAATACATGTCGGAGGACGAGGGCGGCTCGGAGGAACTGGTACAGTTTGCGCGCAGCTACGCGCAGGCGGTTGGCGGCTCGATAGAGGCCGAAAGCGTGAGGCTTTACGACGCGCGCGACCTGTCGGGCGATGCTCTTGCAAACGCCGCCGAAAAAAGTTTCGCGGCCTCTCCCGCGCTTGCCCATCTGGATTTTTCAAACGTCGGCGCGTCGCTTGCGGAGCAGTATGAAAAATTTTTCGCCGCCTCGTTTCGCGCGCTTAAACTTGCCGCGGCCGCGGCCGTCGTTTTCTTTATCTTATCTGCCGCGCTGCTTGTCCAAAACGGCCTCACAAGCGCCTCCTTCGAGGCCGCGCCCTGCGCCGTATACGCGCTTGCCATGGGCGAGGAGAGCCGCAGCCCCATATCTTCCATAACAAAAAAACTAAAACTGTTAAATGCAGGCGGCGTGCAGCTTGCCTTCAACGACGTGCTGGCCAACATTGCCTCCGCTTGGAAGGGGATGCCCGCTGGTTCCGACGCAGAGCTGGACGCCATAAGGTACGGCCGCGAACGGACGGAGCTTGAGGGCCGCACCGCTAAGACGGAAACGATAGAAAAACTTCGCGCGGAGCTTTCAAAAAACGGATTTGTCGTCAAGCTCGGCGACGTGCAGCAGATCCCTGGCTCTGTGCTGCGCTTCACACTGTACCTTACGGAAGGCGGCAGATAGATGATCTCATTTGAAGAACTGAACGGAATGCCTGAAGCCGGAAGGCTCAAACGGCTCTTTTTCGTAACGGCGGGCCTTTGGTGCGCCGCGCTGCTGCTTTTTATCCTGGCGCTCTCGTCGCTTTCAAAAAACGCGGAGCGTCTGTCGGAGGCGGAGCGCGTCCTTTCCGGCGCCGTCACCATACGCTCGTATCCGAAGCTGGAGGGCGCTGCGGGGCGCGAACCGCTCTCCGCCGTCTCAGAGATCCTCGACAAACTTGCGCTGAGGCCTAAGGTGACGCAGCTGGCCTCGTCTCCCGCCGGGCTTTTGGTACAAATAAACCGCCTCTACCCCGAAGAGTTTTCAAAGCTCTCCGAAGAGATGCAAAGAAACGGCCTCCTGGTAAAGACGGCCGAAATACGCGCGATGGAAGGCCCGGCGGACGGACGTCTGCTCAACGTCTCCCTGACATTGGAGGGTGAGACGAAATGAGGGGCGTTATAAAAAAGATACTGGCGGTTGTAGCTGGACTGCTTGCCGCTCTCTTGCTCTTCTTCCCGTGGGACACGCTTGCCTCCTTTGTTTTTGCGGCGGGCGCGCGCGTCGCTGCGGAAAACGGCATCTACGCCACGGCGGCCTCCTCCGAGACGTCGGGCATATTCTCAAAAAGCTTTACCTACGGCGGACTCAAGGCGGACTTTCCCGTCTTTCGCGTCACCACGAGGGAGCTTACCGTGACGCCGAACATTATTTCGTCTGTCTTTTCCGCCACGAAGAGCTGTTCCATATCGACAGGCAAAGGCAGCATCATCCCCGTGACTCGTCAGGCGATGGAGTGGAACAGCGGCGCCGCCGACATCTCCGTCACCGCTGAATCAAT from Cloacibacillus sp. includes these protein-coding regions:
- a CDS encoding DUF2232 domain-containing protein; the encoded protein is MMKGKILLEWFFWILLSVLLFTAGIEIAFLSPVIILAAPVPMMILTCKMGSRTGSLGALCGTGLVYMTMGPVSAFMYTCEFGLLGLLMGVLVIKIKSGVDYMLAAIAVSLLVKIFLMAVFSRAVGVNPFLITPESATELLGSMSHVLTRGGVAVSQQTIKEYAEAMVSTVTLMMPSMLILFAAIDSITAYALTRLYFKRAGGFKLPSLPPFGYWRFPKNIFWALLAALVLDMASKAFPDEYLYRMLSVNLMEVLRGVFLIEGLSLLWYFMTARRAPKAVKTTLVLVCALFAPVSYILSMIGIFDIWYDLRKRIKLRRK
- the rplI gene encoding 50S ribosomal protein L9, whose product is MKVILKKDVAKIGKAGELLDVSDGYGRNFLVGRGLADEATPGRIREYEEHKKTQKVKDDKKQKAAEELKKKLGGKVASVKVSAGEGGKLFGSVTSAQVAEAIAAQYGAPIDKKDIKLDDSIKQVGSFSFKIKLYPGIEAEMTLKVESE
- the dnaB gene encoding replicative DNA helicase — protein: MDNTSAMDRIPPFNLEAERSVLGSCLIDGDALVAVMEGLSSEDFYDPRHRAAFDVMAGMQARSVAVDSVTFRDEIKKQSLEERLGGISFIASLMESVTTTANIEYHIGIVRDKSIHRSLIVVGSDISKLGFSDEIEVNEALETAEQRVFEIARTGRTTNIRSTREVLVSAMSDIEKRLAGGLAITGVPSGFKDFDSMSAGLQPGGLYILAARPSMGKTAFAINIAQYAAMQEKIPVLIFSLEMSAEQIVQRMLSAEAKVNLKQLFETKRQKNQEWEALKKAAANIEQSPIYIDDSSPLNTMELRGRCRRFFAKHGEGKGLIVIDYLQLMNVARRTDNRTQEVSEISRTLKSIAREFKVPVLALSQLSRDVEKRDKKRPQLSDLRESGAIEQDADMVIFLYREAYYAQENDSQDATAEVIIAKNRNGPTGKVDLIFFREFAKFENGYGSRSY
- a CDS encoding O-antigen ligase family protein, which encodes MKISGKDKRVKQKNFEGLFAGGGVPLVPLWIFYPLIFISLALPNLIYSGVGWFDTLHIMKWAWTMVPVALISLIGGGILAAAGAERTNFRLDVFGWVWLALLAFVSMQPLWANIFSHSTYMKEWFFFATLFAAYIFCYNLFSSEKALRSLLWLANINAAINIIFAELLIRDMNGIFPLIMNVPGNYIGNTGQQEMFGLWMAMAAMNGIFLHLAYARLSEEKPEYVKLKYANLFMLAFVSWGLWNSTTRAGVLSLMTGTIILSLIIWHCKPRRLLRQVGLASLVVIFMLVLNIATGYFGWSRAYAFLNKTADMFMNGANVGARREIWITSWNVIEKHPIAGVGLGHYKWHYLEGQRAAFVNHPEMKWQFTYWAHNEYLQWMAEFGLFGSLVLLGAAVWWIWSFIRALRQKKDLSYSAMWGSCFVFLIWFDAIFSRPFHRIENVIWLSLAFALSNRQLLPESFKCTQIRHGVVYRLLGVFLAVVAAMGLVFLYSGCRADKELRAATRTNSASLQRRRIDSAATSFMESDEAGEQLAYHLLAVANVTKKPEDFAAGITQLYRSFRTRPQAKQLMELINLAQRTGNQALLSELVQYLKPSSYSVAPGAAPASEPKK
- a CDS encoding type II secretion system protein, with amino-acid sequence MPKGCARGFTLIEIMLVVGLIGIIASAALAPIVFTVRSMEEAQKSWGARHNAAAAVDRIFSDARRIIPNSSFSVFKIIHKSGFGSAGDDRLVLWSAAPKYEGKNVGVVVYRVVQKDAFNNAAPGLYRWVLVNVPSQVTASGDAVLAGGEKPKTPMDVETDKLDPKEGRLLLADVQGINFYVRNEDKWVQECDGDIPKMLKIEVAAKDGLYTRIERFPNARAK
- a CDS encoding type II secretion system protein GspK, encoding MRARSSGFILVSVLLSTMLLITAATGFAWFASTEAKRVAARENILKCRGVAEIAVYDVGRRIADDKNKYDSLTEPLYAPGQETKIKIGDYEVTAKITPLDDKISVNALLLPDGVTIRKEYETAWTKIWDELGRPELAAAVIDFMDKDEKQKLGGAEREGSINRPVSDIYELKGLPEMEDAVLWGTKKKPVGLDRYLRAYGGQKININVAPPEMIEKLDEGLTLSHAKSIAAYRILSPLKSGDDLKRVPGFPPALVTKLANVVGYESTCFLVRMSVKEASGRARNYKITLERAGGGCRVLNWEE
- the gspL gene encoding type II secretion system protein GspL, with amino-acid sequence MVFRTLASEPRALLSGDVAAYFLPFRTIAVYPFSFPFGRKVNLRSAISLTFRPLLGAEESKLSLLPQVTEQRSNLTKGSVWFAAKDEIAAFEEMLGKEAAFLPAPVAFASEVGGTGLLIWRDEGGAAALWLEDYAPRLYKYMSEDEGGSEELVQFARSYAQAVGGSIEAESVRLYDARDLSGDALANAAEKSFAASPALAHLDFSNVGASLAEQYEKFFAASFRALKLAAAAAVVFFILSAALLVQNGLTSASFEAAPCAVYALAMGEESRSPISSITKKLKLLNAGGVQLAFNDVLANIASAWKGMPAGSDAELDAIRYGRERTELEGRTAKTETIEKLRAELSKNGFVVKLGDVQQIPGSVLRFTLYLTEGGR
- the gspM gene encoding type II secretion system protein GspM, whose translation is MISFEELNGMPEAGRLKRLFFVTAGLWCAALLLFILALSSLSKNAERLSEAERVLSGAVTIRSYPKLEGAAGREPLSAVSEILDKLALRPKVTQLASSPAGLLVQINRLYPEEFSKLSEEMQRNGLLVKTAEIRAMEGPADGRLLNVSLTLEGETK
- the gspN gene encoding type II secretion system protein GspN codes for the protein MRGVIKKILAVVAGLLAALLLFFPWDTLASFVFAAGARVAAENGIYATAASSETSGIFSKSFTYGGLKADFPVFRVTTRELTVTPNIISSVFSATKSCSISTGKGSIIPVTRQAMEWNSGAADISVTAESIIIQNIAFTGKTSISGFVEISRATSKMTRAKVLLKVPQELDRMLNMVGMTGMLPLTRIKDGEWRIER